A stretch of DNA from Perognathus longimembris pacificus isolate PPM17 chromosome 14, ASM2315922v1, whole genome shotgun sequence:
acactatatggaaaatgaactatgaaacttGTGGACAGGGACAGTAGGGGGAaactggaggaaagaaaggaaggggtgacactgtccaaaaaaaactgtactcattacctaatttatgGAATGATAACCCCTGTACAAGATCTTAATTATAACAATACagttatatttgaaaaaataaaaatgttattttggaAGTTAATAGGTAAGGTAAATGATTAATTTGAGAAAACAGGGGCCTAAAAAATCCAAGAAAGGATTACAGTATGTATAATATTATGATCTAAGGATAATTTAGCATTTCTATCAAAGTAAACATACATACTGATGAACATTCCTTGTTTGAATTCCCATATTAAGTGTCCTTCTAAGTCAGAAGGTACAGTAACAGACCAAATAAAGCAGAAGGGACTCAGTCTCAGAATTGTCTCTGAGTCTATTTCTTGCAGATAGATAATATCTATTACCCCTTTATGTATCCCTCAGTCTCCATAtagtaagataaataaaaagtcaCATACCACTAATGGAAATATACATAGGCATGGTTTTTCTGTAAACTAACTTAGTAATACATACTTCAGGTTTGAAATGCCCCTTGacatatcaaaaagacatttgtactttcatGTCTATCACGgtacaattcacaacagccaaaatatggaaacaacccagatgcccctccacagataaatggatccaaaaaatatggtacctatacacaatggaatactacatagtgattagaaatggtgaaatattgttattcgcagggaaatggtcagaacttgaacaaataatgttgagcgagacaagcctagaacacagaaaacaaaggggcatgatctccctgatatatgactgttgagatggggtgacggagagacagtagagaccaggtctgtgaaaccaaaaactgcttgtcaaatggtatttcccacaggattgggtcagcaacccaacattatgtaactaaaaccaaacaactactcaacatataaaggtcaaaaatagacctctcagtggaatacaatagctcaaaagctatgtatgtacattcatataagactattgtcgacatactgtctattgtagacattacatttaaagccctaggcgaattttcttgggcgtaggccatgtggctactgtatatgttcttggtacattgtatactgtatatatgtctacctgacctagggaagggaaagaaaaacagggtgtaagatatcacaagaaatgtacacactgccctactatgtaactgttccctttttgcacaacaccttgtcaaaaattttttgtttaattaataaataaattacaaaataaaataaaataaaatgccccTTGACACTAAAGTTTTCTCAAACTTTATGCTAAGAAAGTCATCTTGATTTCGAAAAGTTGACATACTCTAAATGTCCAACAAGAAATGACTAGATTAGGGGGAATAGAATGGGTAAAATGGgtagagggagggctggggatatagcctagtggcaagagtgcctgcctccgatacacgaggccctaggttcgattccccagcaccacatatacagaaaacggccagaagcggcgctgtggctcaagtggcagagtgctaaccttgagcaaaaagaagccagggacagtgctcaggccctgagtccaaggcccaggactggcaaaaaaaaaaaaaaaaaatgggtagagGGAGGCTAATTAGGATATTGTTTACATGTATGGAAAGCCCCTGTGAAAAATTAATATGtgctaattaaaaaatgaaataactaaaTTAAAGAATTTATGGCAAATCCAAGTAATAGTATATTATTTAACTACAAAATGTTATTATAGAAATTTATAGCTTGACATATTATTGACAGAAAGTTTATTAAACAAAAAGACTTTTGCTCCAAAAAGATTTGCTATATATATGCAGGATCATAAAGGtataaagagattttaaaaaaaaaagattatctggGGTGAGTAGGGTTTTGTACTATATGCTTTCACTTTGTGTGATTTTCctgaaataaaaagtataatgtTTTTCTAATAAGGGTAGGTGGTAGGCAACCAAGATTAAGTCATGAAAGCcaagactatttttaaaaagagcaaaacctaaaaaaataacaaactgcAAGAATAAATGAAATCCCATTTTACCTACTGTATAACTtaggtaagttaaaaaaaataaacattttttattgcGTGAAATAATGCTTGAAAGAACATAAACAGAGACCTGGTAGCTCACAAGTTCTAGGAACCCTGCTGCCCCAGGTCTTCACCTTGTGCTGGTACACTGTATTCTCCCTTCTAATACCCATATCCAATTCAACCTTCAATCGCTTGATGTAAAAAACATAAATTAGTTCTCTGGTGACTGGATAGAACTAACTAAATCAGCCACTTGTCATTTTGCCACAAAACAACAGCTGCAATTTTCTAAGTggttgaaaggaagaaaatttgaATGTCAGATCTGCTTAAGATTCAAGGAGTTATATGTGaccctctccacacacacactgtgtatcTCACCGTGGGCAACTTTCTAAATCTCCTTACCTCCAGTTTCCTCAACTATGAAGCTAAGATGAATTTCATGGAAATGAACTAATATAAGCAAATGCTTGTCAAGGCTTATACTCAGATACTCAATTGAAgttaacaaagaaaaacagaatcaaaAAGTTACCTTGCATTTTCCATTGCATTAGAGGATGAGACTAGCTTTTCCTCCAAAGCTGTGACTTTCTTTCTCAGTTTAGCCTCTCTATCTTCTGCAGCCAGAGCTTCCCGGGTATAAGAATCTTCTGATTCTAAAAGATGGTTACGTAATCTCTGTAGCTCCTGGTTTAATCGTAATTCTTTGTCTCGTAAGTGCTGAACCTAGGGAGAGAacactattttacttttttcgACACAATGCTCCACATTCTATCCCCAACAAATGACTTTGTTACCAAAGTTTTCACACTGTTGAAATTTACAAATTGCATGCTAATACTTCATATTGCCAGTATGTACCTAAGCTGGGAAAAATTCTCCTGAGATCATCTACAATATTCATCTGGAAGCTTTGCTTTGTGAAATTTCATTTGTTGTAGACATAATGAAAAATGGAACTACACAAAAGTACTGGCCCCTCTATACGTCACCCTTTGGATGAGAATTTTTTCTTATATCCATGATATAGAACGGTTTTCACTtttgaaaactaaataaaatacaacCAGAGAAATTAAAATCTTTTTCTACCCTAGTACATTGAAAGAGGAAatcaagaaataaattaattttaaactgGCAGTGATTAATACATTGCTCCTTTAAAGTGAAAGAATACCTCATTCTGGAGGGTGCtgttttccatttgtttctgCTTCAGGGCCAATGTGACTTGGTCTCTTTCCTGCTGAAATGTAATTGTCTTCTCCTGCATTGATTTAACTGTATTTAAAAGCTGATTCAACTCCCCAGTCTTGCCCTTTGGAAAGAAATAACTTTAGcttttaagaaaaatacattttaaagaggcatttttcttcattaaataaaTTTAGACTATAGTTTAACTATCTCAAAGTCAACAAAAGCAAAGGAAGTATGAGAAGCTATCTAGAGAGGAGGGTAAAGGACATAAGAGATTAAATATAATGTGCTATCTTACATGGTATCTTGGAATTAGAAAAGTACATTTttgataaaaactaaaaaataagtaTGAACTTTAGGTTATAGTAATACATCAATACTGGTTCACTAGCTATAACAAATGTATCATACAATGTAAGATGGTAACAGTAAGGGAATCTATTGCTAACAATGTAAGGAATAACAACTCTGCATTATCTCAACTTTTCTACACATCTACAATTATTCTAGaagaaaaagttttcttttctttctcttttcttttcttttgtttttgtgccagtcctagggtttaaactcagagcataCACGCtgtgagctccacttctggcttttttgtgactttccttgccaggctggcttgaactgtgatcttcagatctcagcctcttgagtagctaggattacaggcatgagccaccagtgcctagttgcAAATGTTTTTACaaggagaataataataataataataataatgaagatgTTGTCAAAAGGCAAAAATGTCGATTGACAGACCCAAAACACCAATGAAATATGTTTGTTACAGTTTGTATGTAATGTGTGTCTGCTTAACAGGCACATACTTTCTCTGACATACAATTGTCAGAGAAAGtaacagtgtcaactgactggcAAAAGACAGAAAGGATGGCTTTTCACATGCATTTTGGTAACAATAAATGAAAGGAACTCTGAGATGTTATTttgctaaataataataaaaacatatttcctGAGTGTATTCCATACAAgtacaataaatatattaataacatAAAAAAGTTAGCCCTTCACTGCAAAGTAAGACCATGAATTTCAGACACGAGTGGAACTCTGAAAAGCTTAAGAAACTGGTAGACTATTCACAATTAATTCTTGATACCATTTTAACAATGCACATCAAATGAATCTATAGTGCTACTACCTTAAATTTTCATGTAAActtgtttctttaaaatatttttttctggggctggggatatggcctagtggcaagagtgcctgcctcatatacacgaggccctaggttcgattccccagcaccacatatacagaaaaacggccagaagcggcgctgtggctcaagtggcagagtgctagccttgagcgggaagaagccagggacagtgctcaggccctgagtccaaggcccaggactggccaaaaaaatatatatatatatttttttttcttggggctggggatatggcctagtggcaagagtgcttgccccgtatacatgaggccctgggttcaattccccagcaccacatatatagaaaatggccagaagtggcgctgtgactcaagtggcagagtgctagccttgagcaaaaagaagccagggacagtgctaaggccctgagtccgagccccaggactggccaaaaaaaaaatttttttttctttttttacaaagaGTATCATCACATATATTAAAGAGTACTTCCTGGTTCCTGAAACTTacgtttttctctttctcctctctttctctatcacgcacacacacaaacatgcacacatgcacacatacaaagtaTTTACTGTGTCATAATGTGTCTTgctgcagatcatggttcaataCAATGTGTACTTCACAATGCCTTCCCTTTCACCCATGCATCTCTGAAATATCCACCATGGCTGGCAGCAACCGATCTAACCAAAACAGTTAGAACAAAGGACTTCTAAGTTCCCTGCCAACTCATTTCCATTTCACAAAAATGTTTCTTGCCACTATGTCCTTGCTTACTTCTTAGCATACTATAAAACAATCTACTactaaaatatatggaaatatctAATAATTTTAAGGAGAAACTGCCAGTTGCCTCTGAGGAAATCTGCTTAGATGAAACACGGTATCTTCAGATACTTCTATCAAAAAATTTAATCTTCTTCAAAGAGAATATCAATACATTAAAAAGTCTCCATCATCCTCAATACCTTTCTTCAATAGTCTATCTAAAACATAcctgttccttttctttcagtAACTGCTCAAAAGCAAGGGCCTTCTCCTTCATTGAATTGCACTCCAACTCTTTTTCTCGCAGCATCATAGAAAACTTCATGTTAGTCTCTTGTAATGCTTGATACTCTGTTTCCTTTCCCCTGGATGTTTCtactattttttcattttccccctttagtTTAGAAATATCCATTTCTAAAATTAATGCTCTTTCTTTCAGGTTTgtgactgcttgtttcaaaagttcATTTTCATTCACTTTGTTAGTAAAATTTTCATTTGAAGAAAGTAACTGATCACTTTTGACTTTGATTAAGAGGTCTTTTTCCTTCAGTAAGTTTTGTAACACATCTTGTTTCTCCCTCAACTGCTTAATTTCTGACTCAGTTTGTTCATGTTCTTTCCGCTCCAGCTCTGAGGAGACAGCCATGGAATCAGACAACCTGTGATTATTTTCTTGGAGAGTTCTAATCATGGAATCTTTTTCCTGCAGTGACTTTCTCAACTCTTCAATCTCTTGTTGAAGCAACTGAGAAGACTCACTTGATCCAGCAGACTTACCTGATTCAAGAGACTCTGGTGACTGCGAGGTACGCGGGGAGCCGGAAGAGAGCCGGGGTGACATAATGTCAAGCTTTCCTAAAAGAAGATCCTTGGTATTGCAAAGCTGCCCCATGTGGTGCTGCACATTGGCTAATTCCTGGCCAAAGTTTTTGAGTTTGGTTTCATTCTGCTCGTAACTTTGGATCAGGCCCGTGTAATCCACTTGCAGCTTAGAATTATTATCACTGTCAACCAAAACTTGGGCCTGAAGCTGGTGAAGTTCTTCCTGAAGCTGAGCTGACTCGTGCTGCATGTTTTGGACGGTGGTCATAACCTGTTGTTTCcactcttccattttctttactTGTTGCTTTAACTTATCGCGTTCCTGTAGGAGCTCCTCAAATTGATTGCTATTAACACTTCCAACCTCATTACCAGGGGTGGAAGTCTGTAAAACTGCCAATAACGTCTGACATTTCTGACTTAGTGCATCTATTTCAATGTCTTTTTCTCGAATGATACGTGATAAATTCTGAACCGTTTCTCTAAACATATCTTGACCACTACTTTCAAATCGAGCAGACaattttttattctcttcttgCAGCTTAGTGAGGGCTGCTTCTTTGGCGGCAACTATATCCATGATTTTGTGATACTctgtttttaaattgctattttcccttgttttctcattCAACACAGCGAAGACCTGTTCTCTTTCCATTGTGTAGGCCTGCACCTGCTGCTGGAGGTAAGCAACATCCTGGGTGTGGGAAGTGGAAGAAATCCTGGCGTGAAGCGCTTGTATCTCCGAGTCCTTCTGCTGGATAATCTGAGTGAGTTTACCCACCTCATCTTTGGACAGCTGGTCAATCTGTTTAGTTAAAGATATATTCTTTTCATTTAGAAGTTTAATCTGCAGTTCTCTTTCTTCCAGTCCTTTTACTAATTTTTCCGTTTCTGCTTTAGATAAATCATGCTTTTCACTTCCATTTTCTATATTAAGGCTTTgaacttttgttttttgaaaaatatcagAATTCTCTGTTTGAATGTCTTGTCTTTCTTCATGCAACTGAGCTTTTATTTGTTCAATTGTTTTTTGTAAATTCTTAATTTCCTCATCTTTCTCTAAACAAAGCTGAGTATGTGTGATGGCCATTTGTTCATGCTGGTATTTAAACTCATCCATTTCCTTCTTCTGCTCCTGTAAAGACTGAAGTAGTTGCATCTTACTCTGGTTTTGGTCTTCAATTATTTTCTGATGATGCTTGATTTCCTCTTCAAGATGATCCTTGATTATATTTAGTTGTGACACTTCAGATTCTAGCTCTGTGGTACTATCAAGGGTTCTCTGATCAGCCGCAGGCACGGCTCGACTGTGCTGTTCCCTGAGCCGTTCCAGCTCTTCTTgtaaatgattattttcttctttcatggaCCCAAGATTTCTGTCCTTCTCCTCTAGGGCCTGCCTTAAAGTTTCATTTTTTCTTAAGGTTTGAGAACATTTATCTAATTCTTCTTGcagttctgaatttttttctttaagttttttaataaaaatttctttctcatttaaaaGTTGTGCTAGTTGTTTCTGGTCTTCTAAATTAGAAGACaaaatttcctttgtttctttatgaTCGGTCTCCAACTGCTCAATATTCTTCTGGAGTCTTTCTATTTCAGAGTTTTTCTCTTGAGTGAGTTTAATTTTTAGCTCACGTTCCAGCTGTAAGGTAGAGGTGTCCAAATTCCGTGCATTTGACAGTTCCTCAATGGTTTGCTTATACTTGCTTGACTCTTCCAGCAACCTCTTTTCTGCCTGACACAATTCTGCTTCTACCTGTCCTTTTTCCCTTTGCAGAGTTTCTGCAATAGTGCTTTTTTCCAAAGAAATCTGTTTGTTATGAGCAATAGATTCTTCCAACTGATGTCTTATGTTCTCACATGCTAAAACCAACTTTTCATTTTCCGTTTTGAGTTCAAAAGAAACTTCCTTTAAATTTTCATTGAGCTGTTCTACTTCCATAAGATTTTGCTTTAAGCTTCTAATTTTGGCTTCCCTTTCTTCAAGTAAGTCATCCTTAAAATTACTGTTAGAATCTTGATTAAGAGTTAACTCATTCCTGACTCGGGACAGTTCCTCTTCATTTTGTCTAATGTTTTCCTTAAGCTCAAGGTTCTCCTTCTGAATGCTTATATTATTTTCCTGTGATTTACTTAGTTGATCTATTAAATCTTCTACTTGATTTTCAAGCTTTTGCTTGGTTAAACGTAAATCATTTAGGATCAGTTCACTATGGGCTAACTTTTCTTTCTGTGCATCTAGCTCTTTAGTAATGCTCATTTTATCCTCTTCAAGTAGATGGATTCTCTTATTTTCATCATCTAGATCTTGTTTCAATTTCCTGATAATATTGTCTCCTTCACTTTGCTGTTTTGATAGCTGATCTTTTATCAAAATCACGTGCTGAAAGAGAATTAATTTTCACAGtaactttacaatattttctcATTCAATGCCTGAAGAAAATTTTGTAAAACTCCACAAGTAATAGactctaaacattttttttttggtgctaatcttggcatttaaactcaaggcctgggcattgtctgtatgctctttttgcttaaggctagcattcttaccacttgagccacagctccacttctggggcttcttttgagtacttaattggagataggagattCCTAACTGGGTtgggcctcaaactgcaatcctcagacctcagcctcccgagcagctaggattataggcatgaaccaccagcactgggtAACTTTAATCttgtttaaaaacaattttctttctATCCCAAGATCCCCTAAAAATTATTTATGAATATCTTATACAAgtccatttttatcattttagggATAAGAAAGTGAAGAAGGTAAATGATATTGTTGCATATTTTCAACTGTTAATTACTAGAGCCTGAGTCAACAAGCCATAGCCTATAGACCACATTGGGCCTGCTGTCTGCTGTCTGTTTctgtaaataaaactttattgagggctggggatatagcctagtggcaagagtgcctgcctcggatacacgaggccctaggttcgattccccagcaccacacatacagaaaacggccagaagcggcactgtggctcaagtggcagagtgctagccttgagcgggaagaagccagggacagtgctcaggccctgagtccaaggcccaggactggccaaaaaaaaaaaaaaaaaaaaaactttattgaaACACAGCCATGCTCAATGCTCCTTAGTTTATACATCAACTGCAGAGTTGAGTAGATGCACCTGAAATGACAAGGTCTGTAAAGCCAAAAAATATTGTACTAACTAGCACTTTACAGAAAAAAAGcttgttagggctggggatatggcctagtggcaagagcgcttgcctcgtatacttgaagccctgggttcgattccccagcaccacatatacagaaaatggccagaagtggcgctgtggctcaagtggcagagtgctagccttgagcaaaaggaagccagggacagtgctcaggccctgagtccaagccccaggactggccaaaaaaaaaaaaaaaaagaaaagaaaaaagcttgttAGTCTTGGTGACTAGAATatcaataaattaaatattaaccACAAAATTTACATCTAACATTTTTGCATGTTTATCTGGTGTTCAGCCAACAGAGTAGAAGGTATTATACTTCATGACTTGCTATCTTTAACACAGTTACCTCTGTAGCTTCTTGGTTCTGCTTGTCCAATTCTTCTAATTCAGCCATCAGTGTTTCCTTTTCATTAATACTTTGATTTAGCTCTTGTTGCTTTGCCTCCAAGTTAAGTCTTAACTCATACAATTCTGAATCCAAATTCATATCTCTTGAAGCTGTACTTTTAATAACTTCATATTCATCTTTCAACTTTGAAAGTGTTACCTGAAGTTCTTCCTTAAATGGCAAGGGGGAAAATAGCACATACTATCAATTAAAGCAGAGACACCCACAATTAAGCatttacacacatgtatgtagatAAATAAAAATCCGGGGTCTACTTTAACTGCTCTGTATTGAAAATATTATTGAACAATACTTCAATAGAAACATATAAAGTTCAACAAGCCACAGCCTTCACTCATGTGCAATTTCACCTGCAGCTCCAGGCAAAACATTTCTATAAGCCTACATAAGAGGTGGCAACTTGTTTACGTAAGACGATTTCAGGTTGGGGAGCCTTTCCTGCCCATTCCCACTGCGGCTTCCTCGGCCCACATCTACCATATACGGACTTCAAAAGGTCCCatctcccagccctttttacttcCACTCCCTAACATCCAGTAACCAACAGCCACAggtgaaataaagacaaaatcatCACCTACTCACTTTAAAGCTTGTAATcactaattagaaaataaaaggctTTTACCTTGGCTCTGTTAGAACAGGACttttgtcttccttttatctttcttcctttctctcttcccttcccctctcttgttttctttcttccttttttccctccctccctcctttctttgttGCTTCATCTTCGTCTTCTCATCAAGTACAGACTATGTTCATCATTCAAACCTGACATTCCCATATATGATCCATATGCCATTTTATAGTCAATCACTTGGCATTTAAGATTTTTCTATAAAAGCCCAGAAATGGGACAGTTCAGTTTTCACCTTATTTCAATATATGATTATGTTTCTGACTGTATCATTGTAAAGCCTTCTTTCACCAgtaagagatttttaaaatagaaatcctATAGAATCTACTTtaaataagaatctctcaggctggggatatggcctagtggcaagagtgcttacctcgtacacatgaggccctgggttcaattccccagcaccatgtatacagaaaatggccagaagtggcactgtggctcaagtggcagagtgctagccttgagcaaaaagaagccagggacagtgctcaggccctgagtccaagccccaggactggcaaaaaaaaaaaagaatctctcacacaaagttactcaggaggctgagatctggagatatgatctgaggatcatggttcaaaagcagcctgggcgggggggagaggctggggatatggaatatggcctagtggcagaatgcttgccttgtatacatgaagctctaggttccattcctcagcaccacatatatagaaaaggccagaagtagtgctatggctcaagttggcagagtgctagccttgagcaaaaagaagccaggaacagtgctcaggccctgagttcagccccaggattggccaataaataaaataataataataaatttgggggggaggaaggattgagggagaaggtaacaaacagtacaagaaatgtatccaatacctaacgtatgaaactgtaaccgctctgtatatcagtttgacaataaaaatttaaaaaaaaaaaaaagcagcctgggcaggaaagactgtgagactcttctttccaattaacctccaaaatactggaagtagcactgtggctcaagtggtacagcactagccttgagtgaaaaaactcagggatggtacccagaccctgagttcataacCCATGatcaggaaaataaatacatagtttcaattttctttaaataaacagaccaataatgtcttttaaaaggaccaaaaaagctccaggacatcAGCATCATATGTCTCATTTCCTCCCAATTTAGAACTTCATTCTCAACTGCACTTGAATGATGGGAACAGCATTCTCTTAAGACTTCCTAATGTTAACTGTTCACTTAGGAGAACCAGACACTTTTTATTTTCAGGTAGATCTTAAGAGCACGTTACTTTTGGCATTATTAACCAGTAAGCAGGCTCATGGAAAACACAATTCAGCAAAGAGTTGCAACAGACTACTTCATACCAAATTAAGGAAAATTACTATCAAAAATAGCTATGAAAAATAACATGAAAAGTTATATGCCTTATTGCTTTGTGGAGAGACTTGAAAACTATGAAGTACATCTCAGCTATTTAATGAGCAAAATAGAATgggaacagaaacagaaaaaaaaatgtccttaaaaACTATGAATTGGAGACACTATTGGCATTTAGCGGGAGGAAGGAATGGTGGCAAGGATCCCCCAGGGTATAAGATAGTGCACACACCTAAGGATTTCCCACTTATAGGCCAATCACACCCTTTGAGAAAGACTATTTACTACTGGCATGTGGCATGTGGCATGTGGATGTTGGGCTACATAAGAACAGTATGCAgcctgggaatgtagtttagtggtagagggcttgcctcacatgcaaggagccctgtgttcaatttctcagtaccacataaacagaaaaagccggaagtggtgctgtggctcaagtggtagagtgctagcctggagcaaaagaaactcagggacagtgctcaggcccaggactggcaaaaaaagaaagaaaacagtatgctaacatttatgtcttttaaagattatatatatttaGACATGCACTGATAAAAGgcaggaaatggagaaagaggTCAAGCAATAGAGGTGTCAAAGATACTCAatgtgcgggctggggatatggcctagtggcaagagtgcttctctcgtatacatgaggccctgggttcaattccccagcactacatatacagaaaatggccagaagtggcgctgtggctcaagtggcagagtgctagccttgagtaaaaagaagccagggacagtgctcaagccttaagtccaagcccaggactggccccccccaaaaaagatactCAATATGCACTAGTATTTTCAGTATGTATTACTGAATATATATCTGAGTAGGCATGTATtcctttaaaaacttaagaatttAGGGGGTAAtactgtgcaaaaagaaatatagtcattaccttatgtaactgtaacctctctgtaaatcacctttacaataaaataaaataaataataaagaaaaaaaaagcttttctgaaATTGAAAGGACAA
This window harbors:
- the Trip11 gene encoding thyroid receptor-interacting protein 11 codes for the protein MSSWLGGLGSGLGQSLGQVGGSLANLTGQISNFTKDMLMEGTEELEDLPNSGRREIEAIHAILRSENERLKKLCTDLEEKHEASELQIKQQSTSYRSQLQQKEVEISHLKARQIALQDQLQKLQTAAQSVHSGAGSVTATTASSSFGYGISHHASAFHDDGMDFSDIISSQQEINRLSNEVSRLESEVGHWKHIAQAQGTHSSDQSEICRLQNVIKELKQNLSQEIDDHQHEMSVLQNAHQQKLTEISRRHRGELSEYEERIEELENLLHQGGSGVTSADHSKVYKMQKSIQVLQTEKVESTKKIEELEDKIKDITKKLTSAENDREILKQEQEQLNEEKRQIIEQCESLKLECSKLQTCALRQSDTVMEESILPPSASVQEVRRLQQALSDAESEIMRLNSLTQESNLAEDNLKLKMHVQMLEKEKSLLSQEKEELQVTLSKLKDEYEVIKSTASRDMNLDSELYELRLNLEAKQQELNQSINEKETLMAELEELDKQNQEATEHVILIKDQLSKQQSEGDNIIRKLKQDLDDENKRIHLLEEDKMSITKELDAQKEKLAHSELILNDLRLTKQKLENQVEDLIDQLSKSQENNISIQKENLELKENIRQNEEELSRVRNELTLNQDSNSNFKDDLLEEREAKIRSLKQNLMEVEQLNENLKEVSFELKTENEKLVLACENIRHQLEESIAHNKQISLEKSTIAETLQREKGQVEAELCQAEKRLLEESSKYKQTIEELSNARNLDTSTLQLERELKIKLTQEKNSEIERLQKNIEQLETDHKETKEILSSNLEDQKQLAQLLNEKEIFIKKLKEKNSELQEELDKCSQTLRKNETLRQALEEKDRNLGSMKEENNHLQEELERLREQHSRAVPAADQRTLDSTTELESEVSQLNIIKDHLEEEIKHHQKIIEDQNQSKMQLLQSLQEQKKEMDEFKYQHEQMAITHTQLCLEKDEEIKNLQKTIEQIKAQLHEERQDIQTENSDIFQKTKVQSLNIENGSEKHDLSKAETEKLVKGLEERELQIKLLNEKNISLTKQIDQLSKDEVGKLTQIIQQKDSEIQALHARISSTSHTQDVAYLQQQVQAYTMEREQVFAVLNEKTRENSNLKTEYHKIMDIVAAKEAALTKLQEENKKLSARFESSGQDMFRETVQNLSRIIREKDIEIDALSQKCQTLLAVLQTSTPGNEVGSVNSNQFEELLQERDKLKQQVKKMEEWKQQVMTTVQNMQHESAQLQEELHQLQAQVLVDSDNNSKLQVDYTGLIQSYEQNETKLKNFGQELANVQHHMGQLCNTKDLLLGKLDIMSPRLSSGSPRTSQSPESLESGKSAGSSESSQLLQQEIEELRKSLQEKDSMIRTLQENNHRLSDSMAVSSELERKEHEQTESEIKQLREKQDVLQNLLKEKDLLIKVKSDQLLSSNENFTNKVNENELLKQAVTNLKERALILEMDISKLKGENEKIVETSRGKETEYQALQETNMKFSMMLREKELECNSMKEKALAFEQLLKEKEQGKTGELNQLLNTVKSMQEKTITFQQERDQVTLALKQKQMENSTLQNEVQHLRDKELRLNQELQRLRNHLLESEDSYTREALAAEDREAKLRKKVTALEEKLVSSSNAMENASHQANVQVESLQEQLNMVSKQRDETALQLSVSREQVKQYATSLANLQMVLEHFQQEEKAMYSAELEKQKQLITEWKKKAENLEGKVLSLQERLDEANAALDSASRLTEQLDIKEEQLEELKKQNELRQEMLDDAQKKLMNLVNSTEGKVDKTLMRNLFIGHFHTPKTKRHEVLRLMGSILGVKKEEMEQLFSEDQGGVTRWMTGWLGGGSKSVPNTPLRPNQQSVLNSSFSELFVKFLETESHPSIPPPKLSVHDMKPLDSPGRRKLDANVPLSFKDGAASRTGRRADVSPFLAPRSAAVPLIDPAGLGPGGSGHPLLKPISDVLPTFTPLPVSPDNSAGVVLKDLLKQ